Within the Ochrobactrum vermis genome, the region CCGCGCTACAAGGCTCGTCAGGGCTAATCTTATTTCTGATTTTGCATTTGACGTTTCGCTGCGCATGGTAAAATCTATGTGCATGCGGAACGTTTTTGCATGTCTGGTTTCTTGTTCTTTGCTCGCGTCGCTCGGCATGATGATGCCGTCGGCTTATGCTGAAGTGACGCCCGGCAAGGTACCGCTTATTGCACCTCTGACGCCCGTTCAGACCGGCCCCGACAGCGAACAGAAACCTACCCCCGAAAATCCCGCGCCAGCCGCAGCACAGACGCCCGAAGAGCGCCTCGACAAGCTCTTTGCCGATCTTCGCCGCACAACGGACGAGGCCAAGGCGCGGCGTATCGCTTCACAGATCAATACGCTGTGGTCGCAGTCAGGCAGCGCAACAGTCGATCTCCTGATGCAATGGGCCAATGCGGCAATGCTTGAGCGTCGCTATCCTTCGGCGATCGACTTCCTGAACGAGGCGATCGCACTCGACCCGGAATATGCGGAAGCCTGGAATCGCCGCGCTACAGTCTATTTCCTCCAAAAAGACTATGCCCACGCGATGTACGACATCAATCGCACGCTGGAGCTGGAGCCGCGCCATTATGGCGCCCTGACAGGCATGGCGGCCATCTTGCGTCTGCGCGGCCTCAAGGAACAGGCGCTGAGAGCCTATGAGCAGGCACTCCTCGTCTATCCGATGATGCGCGACGCACAGAAAAACTTCAACGATCTTGCCGACGAACTGACGGATACGCGGACTTAGAATCGCTTCGCACCTGTCCGCGAAACATTCTCAAAATTCATAAAGACCAAAACAAAACGCGCCCCGAAGGAGCGCGTTTTTTAGATGCCGTCCGCCAAGACTGGATGAAATTCCGGCTGCGGCGAGTCGAAAATGGTGGAGTTTGAGAACCGGAGCGGAATGTACTTTTGGGTACACGAGCACCGGAAGCGCAAAACAACGCCATTTGCAGGCCGTCACGGCCGGAATATCGCCGGTCTAAATGCCCGACTTTCCGTCCGGACCTATATAGGCGATGCGCAGCATGTTGGTCGCGCCGGGCGTTCCGAATGGGACACCGGCGGTGATGATGACGCGGTCACCCACTTTGCCGAATTCTTCGTGGAAGACGATTTCGCAGGCATGGTTGACCATGTCTTCAAGATCGTGCGCATCGGCAGTGACCACGCAATGCAGGCCCCAGACGAGCGACAGCTTGCGCGCAGTGTCAACCACTGGCGACAGGGCAATGATCGGCGTGCGCGGACGCTCACGGGCGGCACGCAGGCCGGTCGTGCCGGAAGCGGTGTAGGTGACGATGGCCGAAAGCTTCAGCGTTTCTGCGATCTGGCGTGCGGCAAGCGAGATGGCGTCGGCGCCTGTCGGCTCCGGTGCGGCGCGCTGCGCATCGATGATGGTCGAATAGGTCGGTTCCTTTTCCACCTGTTCGGCAATGCGGTTCATGGTGGCAACAGCTTCGACCGGATACTGGCCCGAGGCCGATTCCGCTGAAAGCATGATCGCGTCGGCACCTTCGAACACTGCGGTTGCGACGTCGGACACTTCAGCGCGGGTCGGGACCGGAGCTGTAATCATCGATTCCAGCATCTGCGTCGCCACGACGACCGGCTTGCCAGCACGGCGCGCCTTGCGGGTAATCTGCTTCTGGATACCAGGAACGCTTTCAAGCGGCACTTCAACGCCGAGATCGCCACGCGCGACCATCAATGCGTCGGAAAGCTCGATGATTTCATCGAGGCGCGTCACCGCCTGCGGCTTTTCGATCTTCGACATGATGCCGACCTTGCCGCGCGACACCTTGCGCACCTCGGCCAGATCTTCCGGACGCTGGATGAAGGAAAGTGCAACCCAGTCGATTTCTTCCTTCAGAACAGCATCAAGATCCTTGCGGTCCTTTTCGGTCAGCGCGCCGACGCCGAGCGTCGTGTCCGGCAGGCTGACGCCCTTGCGATCAGAAATCCGCGTTCCGGAAATCACCTTGCAGCGGATCGACTTGCCGTCGCTTGCCTCTGCAACCAGATGCAGCTTGCCATCATCGATCAGCAGACGGTGGCCCGGTTCTACAGCTTCAAGAATTTCAGGATGCGGAAGATAGACGCGGGTGTCGTCGCCGGGCGCTTCATTGTTGTCGAGGGTGAAGGTCTGGCCGGGAACGAGATCAGCCTTACCGTCCTTGAATTTGCCAACGCGCAGCTTCGGGCCCTGGAGATCGGCGAGAATGCCGATCGGGCGGCCCAGTTCCTTTTCCACATTGCGGATGCGCTTGACGAGGGTGCGCATCAGATCATGGTCGGCGTGACTCATATTGATGCGGAACACATCCGCGCCTGCCTCGAACAGCTTGCGGATGACGGCTTCCTCACCCGACGCCGGACCTAGTGTGGCGAGAATCTTGACCTTGCGGTTGCGCTTCATTGACTATTCGTTCCTGTAACAGTGGGGTTTTCTGTCGGCGTTTCATCGGTGAGCTGAACCATCCAGCTCGATTGTTCCCCGGTGTCGTATTCCTGGAAGCCGTTGCGCTGGAAACCGCGCGCGAAGCAATCCTGGACGCCAGTAATACGGAATTCTTTCTCGGCCACGCACATATTGACCTTGCCCTCCCAGCGTCCGCCGCCCTGGGCGTCTTCGGCATAGAGGTAATAATAGCGCGAGGTCAGCGGCCCTTCGATAAGAGTCTTGCAGCTTGATCCGTCGATGTGCCACCAGCCCTCGGTCACCCAGCCGGTCTTGGCTCTGTAGCCGATAGACACACCAACCAGGTTCTGGGTTGCATTGCATACGCGGAAATCCGCACGGGCCTCTATGGATGTCATGCCCAGCGCAGTCATCAGCACACCGGCAAACATAACTAGAGATAGTGGAAGTCGCATACGCAGAACCCCTTCAGCCCGCTATCGGTTTTATCGAACAATTTGTATTGCACAGGGAAATCCCATCTCGGGGAAATCCCATTTCGGGTCGCTCTCTTTTCGGCAGTTTCGCCTTTGATGTCAACGCAATCCCATTGAGAACAGATAGTCTTGACCAAAGAATGATCGTTGCAATCCGGGCTTTCTCATGACAGACCTGAAACAGCTTCCCGCACAACACAGAAATAATCCCCTAATTTAGCCTCGGGATCTCGCCCTATGCTGCTTCAATCCGGACCAACCGCTTCGATGTCATTTTCACCGGTACACAGTGTCGACGGTGATTTCAGCCTCGGCCTGCTCCTGACTGCCGACCACGCAAGACGCGATGTTCCAACCGAATATGGCACGCTTGGTTTGCAGGAAAGTGAATTCGACCGGCATATCGCCTATGATATCGGCGTCGAGAATCTGACACGCAGACTCGCGCGCCATCTGAATGCGCCAGCGGTTCTGGGTGGTTTCTCACGACTTCTTATCGATCCCAATCGGGGCGAAGACGATCCAACGCTTATCATGCAACTATCCGACGGTGCGGTCATTTCCGGTAATTATCCAATGTCGGCAGGTGAACGCGAAGAGCGTCTTGAACGCTTTTATCGCCCCTATCACGACACCGTTGCGCAGGCGAGCGCGCGCGTGGCGGCCGAAAGCGGGGCAGCCCCCTTTATCGTCGCGATCCATTCCTTCACGCCGCGCTGGAAGGACAAGGCGCGGCCCTGGCAGATCGGGCTTCTCTGGGACAAGGACGATCGCGCGGTTGCCCCGCTCCTGTCGCTGCTGCATGCCGAACCGGGCCTCACAGTCGGCGACAACGAACCCTATGACGGCGCGCTCAAGAACGATGCCATGTACCGGCATGCAACAGCAAAAGGTTTTGCCCATGTGCTGATCGAGGTGCGGCAGGATCTGATCGCCGATGACAAGGGGGCGGCTGAATGGGCCAACCGGCTGGCGCCGATGATCTCCCATATCAACACGCTGCCCGACCTCCATACTGTCCAGTATTTTGGCTCACGCGCTGATCGCAGCAAATAACAGAGCCGTCAGGAGAGGCTTTACCCGCTATCCACAGGGCTTGACCCGTCAAATCGGGTCGTGCATCGAAAAAGGCTCTTAATTTTGCCTGCGACTCGCGGGAAAACGGTCCAGACTTTCGATAAGCGGTTTTCACGCGATATGCGTCCGCATCATCATTGACTTTGAATTGGAGAACATCTCGTGAGCGACGACATTACCAGCGAAGCCCAAACGATTGCCGTTGGCCAGTTGCGTGCCTTCATCGAGCGCATCGAACGCCTGGAAGAAGAAAAAAAGACCATCGCTGACGATATCAAGGAAGTTTACGCGGAATTGAAGGGCTCGGGGTTTGACAGCAAGGTCGTGAGGACCATTATTCGTCTGCGTAAAAAAGAAGACCATGAACGTCAGGAAGAAGAAGCCATGCTGCAGCTCTATATGGATGCGCTTGGCATGGGCTGATTTCGGCTCTTTCGGGAGCCTTTCCTCTTCTTCCTGAAATCGAAACCCGGCGGATCGCCCGCGATTCGTATTCAGTGTCTGAATAAAAAGCGTCAGGCCGTAGCGAAAATGGTGTTTTTCGAGAACCGGAGCGCAGTGTACTTCAGTACATGAGCACCGGAAGCGCAAAAAACACTATTTGTAGCCAGGCATGGTGACTTTTGGATCAGACACCCAGAGGAAGGGGATAGGATCCATGAAGTTCAGGAAGCTTGGACGTACCGAACTCAACGTTTCGCCGCTTTGCTTCGGCGGCAATGTATTTGGATGGACGGTCGATGAAGCGACATCATTCTCGCTTCTCGACCGTTTTGTCGATGCGGGATTCAATTTCATCGACACGGCGGATGCCTATTCCGCCTGGGCAAACGGCAATGTCGGCGGCGAATCTGAAACCATCATCGGTAATTGGCTGAAATCCCGCGGCCTGCGCGACAAGGTCGTCATCGCCACCAAGGTCGGCTCTGAAATGGGCCCTGACGAAAAGGGCCTCTCTCCGGCCTATATCCGCAAAGCCGTCGACGCCTCCCTCAAACGGCTGCAGACAGACTATATCGATCTCTATCAATCGCACTGGGACGATCCTGAAACACCGTTCGAAGACACGCTCGGCACTTATAAGGAGCTGATCGATGCGGGCAAAGTGCGCGCCATCGGAGCGTCCAACCTGACGCCGGAGCGCCTCTCCGAAGCATTGGATGTCGCCCGGACCCACAATCTGCCGCGCTATGAAAGCCTGCAGCCGCTTTATAATCTCTATGATCGCGCTGATTTCGAAGACGGTCTGGAGAAAATCTGCCGCGAAAACGAGCTTGGCGTTATTTCCTATTATTCGCTCGCAGCAGGATTTCTGACCGGGAAATATCGTTCCGCTGACGATCTGGGACAAAGCGCGCGTGGAAAATCAGTTGAAAAATATCTGACGGATCGTGGCTCGCGGATCATTGCGGCACTCGATGACGTGGCGCGCAATCTCGATGTCACACCAGCACAGGTCGCAATCGCATGGCTCATAGCACGACCGTCGATCACGGCTCCCATCGCCAGCGCCACGCGTTCGGCCCAGCTCGGCGAACTGATCGCCGCAGCCGAACTGAAACTCAGCGATGATGAAATCGCGTTGCTGAACAAGGCGAGCAGTTAAATTTCGAAGCATCGAAGGGTAACTTTACCCTTCGATTTCCTCTCGCAGCATTTCCAGCTCCAGCCATTCTTCTTCCATGGCGGCATTTTCGGAGCGCTTTTTCTCAAGCAGATCAGCCGTCTTGGCAAAGAGCGTGGGATCCTTGGCATAAAGCTGCGGATCGGCAAGTTTGCCCTCCAGCGTCGTGATTTCCTTCCCGAGAGCGTCCATCTTGCCCGGCAGCGTTTCCAGCGCGAACTTCTGCTTGTAAGAGAGCTTGCGCTTTTCCTCGCGCTTCGGCTGGGAAGCCTCCTCCCCACTGTCATCGCTCTTGCCATCAGTGCGGGCAGTCGCTGTTTTGACGTTGCGGCGTGCCAGCGCCTGTTCCTTGCGCTGCGCCATCATGTCGGCGTAGCCGCCTGCATATTCGAGCCAGCGCCCGTCCCCTTCCGGCGCAATCACCGACGTCACGGTGCGATCCAGAAAATCGCGGTCGTGGCTGACCAGAATGACCGTGCCGGGAAAACCAGCGACCAGCTCCTGCAGCAGATCGAGTGTTTCCATATCGAGATCGTTGGTCGGCTCATCGAGGATAAGCAGGTTGGCGGGCCGCGACAGAACACGGGCCAGCATCAGCCGGGCACGTTCGCCACCGGAGAGCTCGCGAATGGGCGTGCGTGCCTGTTCGGGCTGAAACAGGAAATCCTTCATATAGGAAACGACATGCCGCTGTTCGCCGTTGACGACCAGGCTTTCGCCCCGCCCGTCCGTCAGGTAGTGCGCCAGTGTCTCATCCAGGTTGAGGCTTTCGCGTTTCTGGTCGAGTTCGGCCATTTCGAGATTGACGCCAAGCCGCAAGGTTCCTGAATCCGGTTCAAGCTTGCCAGTCAAAAGCGACAGGAGCGTCGTCTTTCCGGCGCCGTTCGGACCGACGAAACCAATACGATCCCCGCGCTGCACACGTGTCGAGAAATCCTTGACCAGCACGCGGTCGCCATAGGCCTTGCTCAGCCCCTTGGCTTCGATCACCAGCTTGCCGGATTCCTTGGAATCGCTGGCGGTCAGTACAGCCGTTCCCTGCGCCTTGCGATGATTGCGAAAATCAGCACGCATCGAATGCAGTTCGCCGAGACGGCGCATATTGCGCTTGCGGCGGGCGGTAACGCCATAACGCAACCAGTGCTCCTCACGCGCAATCTGGCGCCCGAGCTTGTGATGGTCGCGCTCTTCCTCTTCCAGAACCTTGTCGCGCCATTCCTCGAAATGAGCGAACCCTTGTTCAAGACGCCGCGTAATGCCACGATCCAGCCAGACCGTCGCCCGGCTGACATTCTCCAGAAAGCGACGATCGTGTGAGATCAGCACGATAGCGGAGCGAATCTGGCGCAGCTCGCCTTCCAGCCACTCGATGGTGGTCAGATCCAGATGGTTGGTCGGTTCGTCCAGCAGCAGAACATCAGGCTGCGGCGCGATCACCCGCGCCAGGGCGGCGCGGCGCGCCTCGCCACCGGACAGATGATCCGGCTTTTCCTCACCGGTCAGCCCTAAATGTTCAAGGAGATAGGTGACGCGATGCGGATCGTCGGCGGGCCCCAACCCTGCTTCCACATAAGCGCGCACATTGGCAAAGCCATCCATGTCCGGAACTTGCGGCAAATAGCGAACGGTCGCACCCGGATGCTTGAAAACTTCGCCCGATGTCGCTTCCACCATACCGGCGGCAATCTTCAGAAGCGTGGATTTGCCGGAACCATTGCGCCCGACCAGCGCGATGCGGTCGCCTTCGCTCACCGAAAGGCTGGCATCCTCCAGAAGCGGCGTGCCTCCAAAGGTGAGCTTGATCTGGTCGAGGCGAAGGAGTGGTGGTGCCATGGTTCTCGTCGATAAACAGGATTGAAAATTCCGCCCTGCTTGTCCGCGACAAAAGCCGTTCTGTCAAATGGAACGGCAAGAAAAGACCCGTGAAAAACAAACAGGCCGGGTTTCCCCGACCTGTTCTCCGACTGAATTGCATCAGTCGCTATATTGTTTGCCCAGCTATTACTGGCAAGGTGCTTCGTAGACGCGGCCATACGGATCGCGATAACGGCAATACTGCGTGCCATTGCGCGTCTGGGCTGCACCGAGGAGCGTACCGGCAACACCGCCGATAGCGGCACCGGCAAGAGCGCCACGGCCATTGCCGCCAATTGCGCCACCGGCGAGAGCACCGAGTGCTGCGCCACCAACGCCGTAACCGGCCGTGCGCTGTTCATTCGTCGTGCATGCGGCCGTCGAGAACGCGAGCACGCCGGCAACAGCAATCATCGTAAGACGTGACTTCATTGAAACATCTCCTACAAGAGTTGAACTAATCACCGACTTTGCGTCCCCAATTTCGGCGTAAAGCAGATGACACCCGCTTGGCCCATTTACAATACGTTTCGCCTGCCAGCGTCAAGCTCTTTCGATTGATAAGGTTAGCGGACTCAGCGCGGTGTTTCCTCCATCGCCAAGTTGGCGATAAGTATCGCCAGTCCAGAATGCGCAGCAACACGAAGTGTTCCACGAACTACATTAGAAACCGTCCATGAAGAGCCGAACGGTAGTGTCACATTATCTAACGGCCACTCCGCATTTGTGATCGAAAGGCCTTCAACAGTGCTGAAATTAATCACACTGAACGGCGTTCCGTTCGGAAAGTCATAAACATAATCTCCAGGCGGCAAGGGCCAGGCTTCCTCGGAACCGCTGGACAGAAGCACGTTTCGCCCTTTTGCGGCCTGCGCTGTCGCCATGGTCAGATGCAGAAGCGTGTGGTCGGTGCGTTGTCCGCCAAAGGCTCCGCAAAGGATCACCCGATCCGCCCCCCGCATATAGGCCTCCTCAAGGGCCAGTTCTCCGTCCGTCATGTCCTTGGCGGAGGGGAACGTCTTTTGCGGCACGTGTTTATATTGCGCGCGCAGTTCGACAGAAGCCGAATCGAAATCGCCAAGCCACAATTCCGGTTCGACACCAAGAGCGGCAGCATGCCGGATCCCGCTATCGGCAGCGAGAATACGCGCACCTGCAATTTGGCGTTTCAGGCGATCGGTCACGACCAGATCGCCGCCTAGGAGAATGACGAATGTGCTCATAAGCCGCTCATAACACGGGCAAATCCCCGCCGGAAGCCCGCATTCTCTAGCATTGCAATCCACCGAAACATTATTGCCCTTCCTGTTGCGAAAGATTATTGTCGCAACCGCTCTAACGGGGTGCCATCTGCTTTCGCGGATGGCTGAGAGGCCGCAATCCCGGCCAACCCGCTGAACCTGATCCGGTTTGCACCGGCGGAGGGATTAGACGCTCCATAAAACGGCGCTCAATCCTCTTGTAATAAAAGAAAGGAAGTGCCGTGATGCGGCTGTTATCTTTGCTGGCTTTTTCATTTTCCGCAGCCCTCGCTCTCGCGCCTTCAGCGCAGGCGAAAGACAAGCTCACCGTCTATACCTATGACAGTTTCGTTTCCGAATGGGGCCCTGGCCCGAAGGTCAAGGAGAACTTCGAGAAGGAGTGCGACTGCGAAGTTGACTGGATTGCATCCGCCGACGGTGTCGCGCTGCTCAACCGTCTCAAACTCGAAGGCAGCAATACCAAAGCCGATATCGTTCTCGGTCTCGATACCAATCTGACGACCGAAGCGCGTGCTACCGGCTTTTTTGCTCCAAGCAGCATCGACCAGAGCAATGTGAGCGTTCCGGGCGGCTTCAGGGATGATATCTTCGTTCCCTATGATTATGGCTATTTCGCCGTGGTCTACGATTCAGAAAAGCTGCCCAATCCTCCAAAGAGCCTGAAGGAGCTGGTCGAAGGCGACCCTTCCCAGAAGATCGTGCTGCAGGATCCACGCACATCCACACCAGGGCTCGGCATGCTGCTCTGGATGAAATCAGTCTATGGCGACGAAGCGGAAGCAGCCTGGCAGAAACTGCAAAAGCGCATCCTCACCGTCACGCCTGGCTGGTCGGAAGCCTATGGTCTCTTCACCAAGGGCGAAGCTCCGATGGTTCTGTCCTACACGACGTCGCCCGCCTATCACATGATCGCGGAAAAGACGGAGCGCTATAAGGCTTTGGCCTATCCGGAAGGCAATTATCTCCAGATCGAGCTTGCCGCCCAAACCACAACCGGCGCAAAAAATCCTCTGGCGCAAAAGTTTCTGGCATTCATGACCGGCCCCGGCTTCCAGGATGTAATTCCTGAAACCAACTGGATGTACCCGGCAGGCAAGACCTCCGCCACTCTTCCAGCCGCCTTCGACGCAATGCCGAAGCCTGAAAAGACACTTCTCTTTCCCTCTGACGAAGTAGCCAAAAACCGCAAGTCATGGGTCGATGAATGGCTGGCAGCAACCAGCAAATGACGACCTTCCCGGCACAGCACCGATCGAAAGTCATATCCCCCGCCATGCCCGCTGCGGGTGTGCTGGCACTTGTCTTTCTGGTCGTGCTTGCCGGTGGAGCACTTGTTGCGCTGGCATTCGAAGCGGGCAGCGGCGGTTTCGACGCCGCTGCCAATTTCGACACCTATCTGTGGCGGGTTGCCCGCTTCACGATCCTGCAGGCAATCGCTTCGAGCCTGCTTTCCGTGTTGTTTGCAGTTCCGGTCGCCCGCGCGCTTTATGCCGAAGCAAGCTTTCCGGGGCGCGAGCTTATTCTGCGCCTGTTTGCCCTGCCGCTTGCTCTGCCAGCTCTCGTTGCCGTGCTCGGCGTCACCAGCATATACGGCCGCAACGGTTTCATTGCGCATCTGTCCGAAGTTGCAGGACATCCATTCCAACCGGATATTTACGGCATTACGGGCATCCTGATCGCCCATATCTTCTTTAATATGCCGCTTGCAGTTCGTCTCATTCTGGCAGGTTATGAATCTATACCGACCGATTACTGGAAGCTTTCCGCACAGCTCGGCATGGGCAATGGAGCGCGCTTCCGGCTCATCGAATGGCCTGTGATCCGGCGCAATCTGCCAGGTATGATCAGCCTGATCTTCATGCTCTGTGTGACAAGTTTCACGACAGTGCTGACACTCGGCGGCGGCCCGCGTGCCACCACGCTGGAAGTTGCGATCTATCAAAGCCTGCATTTCGATTTCGACCCGGGCCGTGCTGTCGCGCTCACCTTCACGCAGCTTGCATTGACATTGCTTGTCCTTCTGGCTCTCCGTCTGACCGGTAGCCCGTCCGAAGAAAGCTTCACCCATTCCGCGACGCCGCGACGCTATGGCAAGGCGTCCACGGCTGAACGTATTTCAAACATCGTCATCATCGGAACAGGCTTCCTCTATGTCGCGCTGCCGATTGCAGGTGTAGTCGTCTCCGGTCTCGCCGCCGATCTCGTGCGGCTTCTGACAGAGAGAACGGTCTGGCGCGCCATCGGCACCAGTCTGGCGCTCGGCTTTTCCGCAGCACTGCTCTCGGTCATTCTATCGCTTGCACTTGTATCGGCCCGTGAGGCGATGAAAGAACGTAAGATCGCCAATATTTTCGATACGGGTGCCAGCCTGATCCTTGTCATGCCGCCCATCGTGATCGGCGCTGGCTGGTTCATCCTGCTTCGCCATTTCACCAATCCTTTTGCGATGGCACCGTTCATGGTCGTCACCGTCAATGCGGCGATGGCCATGCCCTTTGCCGTGCGCCTTCTGCGCCCCGCATGGGACACGGCAGCCAGCCGTCACAACCGGCTTTGCGCGCAGTTGGGCATTCGCGGCTTCAACCGTTTCCGGCTCATCGACTGGCCGTCGATCCGCAAACCTTTCGGCATGGCCTTCGCTTTTGCCATGGCGCTTTCTCTCGGTGACCTCGGCACCATCGCCCTGTTCGGCAGTGACGCACTTTTGACCCTGCCCTATCTCCTCTTGCAGCGCATGGGCAGCTATCGCACATTCGACGCGGCTGGTCTGGCGCTCATTCTCGGGCTGCTTTGCCTCGCACTGATGATAATCGCAGATCGTGCATCCCGAAAGGAAAAGCCTTCTCTATGAATGTAACTGCCGAAATTCGCCTTGATGACGTTCGTTTCAGCTATGGTGAAACGGCCATGCATTTCAATGCGACGATAGAAAGTGGTGTCATTGCTGCGGTTGTCGGGCCAAGCGGATCGGGTAAGTCGACACTTCTCAACCTGATTGCCGGTTTCGAATTTCCGCAATCCGGCTGCATCCTGATCGGCGATGTCGATGTCAGCGAACTTTCACCAGCCAAGCGGCCTGTTTCGATGGTATTTCAGGAAAACAACCTGTTTGCCCATCTGACCGTTGAACAAAATGTCGGCCTCGGGCGCTCGCCCAATCTGAAGCTGAACGCAAAAGACCGCGCCGATATTGCGAAGGCATTGTCGCGCGTGGGACTCACAGGCAAGGAACAGCGCAAGCCCGAGGCGCTGTCGGGCGGCGAACGCCAGCGCGTGGCGATTGCCCGCGCACTCATACGTCAGCGCCCTGTTCTTCTTCTTGACGAAGCCTTTGCCTCCCTTGGTCCTGCTCTGCGGCACCAGATGCTCGATCTGGTCAGGGAGCTTCACCTTGAAACCGGCATGACGGTACTCATGGTAACCCACACGCCTGAAGATGCGCTCTATCTCGATGCAGTGTTGCTATTTCTCGACAGTGGCCGAATTTCCGCCATGGGGCCTGCCGCCGAACTGCTTTCATCGGCTGGACCGGAAGCGCTGCGGCACTATATCGGCGAAAAGCGGGATTCAGTGCCGAGCCTCAAATAGAGTTACGGTTGCGGACATATTTTGTTCGCAATCTGTCGGAAGAACCGGCTACAGCTTTCTTGTGCGCTTGTACGCTTTCAGGTCTGTGGCTAGATTTGGCCCCGGATCAAGCAATCTGATTCAGAAGCGAGGATAAAATACTGTTCCGTCAATCGACCCGCTCCCGGGCCTTCCTGCGTCTCCCCATCTCCCTGCCAGAATGGACGCAGCAAAATTGGCGGAAGCGAGCCATCGGTCTTGGCTTGCTTGCGATCGCCCTGATTTCAGGTTGCCAGTCGATCAATTCCAGCAAGGATCTGGGCCTGCAGCCTTCCGACAATCCCGTCACAGTCGACAATGTAACGCGCAACGACCGGCTGGCGCAGCTTGGCGCCCAACAGCATCCACGCATCCTCGCGACCTATGGCGGTGAATATAAGGACCAGAGGCTTGAACGCATGGTGGCGAAGATCGTCGGCAAGCTGACGACCGTGACCGACAAGCCGGACCAGACTTATCGCATCACCATTCTCGATAGTCCTAATATCAACGCCTTCGCATTGCCGGGCGGCTATCTCTATGTCACCCGCGGCCTGCTTGCGCTCGCCAATGATTCTTCGGAAGTCGCGGCAGTGATCGCCCATGAAATGGGACATGTCATCGCCAATCACGGCATTCTCCGGCAGGAGAAGGAAGCCGAGACGGCGATAGCCGGGCGCGTCGCCAGCGAAGTGCTGCACAATGAATCAGCCAGCCGCGAAGAAGCGCTGCGCGGCAAGCTGCGGCTTGCCCAGTTCTCGCGTAATCAGGAGCTGCAGGCAGATGCCATCGGCATCAAGATGATTGGCGAAGCCGGTTACGATCCGTTCGCTTCGGCCCGTTTCCTGCAATCGATGGAAGCCTATCAGGGCTTTCGTTCGGTTTCGGGCGCGACCGATGCCAGCCTCGACTTTCTTGCAAGCCATCCGGCAACACCGCAGCGCATCCAGCTCGCGCTTGGCCATGCACGCCGCATCGGCGCACCGGGTGTCGGCACGACCGATCGCGATTCCTTCCTCAACGGTATTGATGGCCTTCTTTACGGCGACTCGC harbors:
- a CDS encoding thiamine diphosphokinase — protein: MSTFVILLGGDLVVTDRLKRQIAGARILAADSGIRHAAALGVEPELWLGDFDSASVELRAQYKHVPQKTFPSAKDMTDGELALEEAYMRGADRVILCGAFGGQRTDHTLLHLTMATAQAAKGRNVLLSSGSEEAWPLPPGDYVYDFPNGTPFSVINFSTVEGLSITNAEWPLDNVTLPFGSSWTVSNVVRGTLRVAAHSGLAILIANLAMEETPR
- the thiP gene encoding thiamine/thiamine pyrophosphate ABC transporter permease ThiP codes for the protein MTTFPAQHRSKVISPAMPAAGVLALVFLVVLAGGALVALAFEAGSGGFDAAANFDTYLWRVARFTILQAIASSLLSVLFAVPVARALYAEASFPGRELILRLFALPLALPALVAVLGVTSIYGRNGFIAHLSEVAGHPFQPDIYGITGILIAHIFFNMPLAVRLILAGYESIPTDYWKLSAQLGMGNGARFRLIEWPVIRRNLPGMISLIFMLCVTSFTTVLTLGGGPRATTLEVAIYQSLHFDFDPGRAVALTFTQLALTLLVLLALRLTGSPSEESFTHSATPRRYGKASTAERISNIVIIGTGFLYVALPIAGVVVSGLAADLVRLLTERTVWRAIGTSLALGFSAALLSVILSLALVSAREAMKERKIANIFDTGASLILVMPPIVIGAGWFILLRHFTNPFAMAPFMVVTVNAAMAMPFAVRLLRPAWDTAASRHNRLCAQLGIRGFNRFRLIDWPSIRKPFGMAFAFAMALSLGDLGTIALFGSDALLTLPYLLLQRMGSYRTFDAAGLALILGLLCLALMIIADRASRKEKPSL
- the thiQ gene encoding thiamine ABC transporter ATP-binding protein, yielding MNVTAEIRLDDVRFSYGETAMHFNATIESGVIAAVVGPSGSGKSTLLNLIAGFEFPQSGCILIGDVDVSELSPAKRPVSMVFQENNLFAHLTVEQNVGLGRSPNLKLNAKDRADIAKALSRVGLTGKEQRKPEALSGGERQRVAIARALIRQRPVLLLDEAFASLGPALRHQMLDLVRELHLETGMTVLMVTHTPEDALYLDAVLLFLDSGRISAMGPAAELLSSAGPEALRHYIGEKRDSVPSLK
- the cdlP gene encoding cell division protease CdlP gives rise to the protein MPEWTQQNWRKRAIGLGLLAIALISGCQSINSSKDLGLQPSDNPVTVDNVTRNDRLAQLGAQQHPRILATYGGEYKDQRLERMVAKIVGKLTTVTDKPDQTYRITILDSPNINAFALPGGYLYVTRGLLALANDSSEVAAVIAHEMGHVIANHGILRQEKEAETAIAGRVASEVLHNESASREEALRGKLRLAQFSRNQELQADAIGIKMIGEAGYDPFASARFLQSMEAYQGFRSVSGATDASLDFLASHPATPQRIQLALGHARRIGAPGVGTTDRDSFLNGIDGLLYGDSPNEGYVREQTFIHPKLGVTFRAPVGFTIDNSANAVMASGPGEVAIRFDGASLPAGSDLADYIRSGWVTGLDDSSIQTTTINGLPAATARASADRWQFDIVVIGANNKVYRFLTAAPKGSNALLPASQTVTQSFRLLSPAEQNAIKPLRIRVVTVKPGDTLASLSARMQGTTRKLELFRLLNAMSAGATVSVGDRVKLISE
- the thiB gene encoding thiamine ABC transporter substrate binding subunit, with product MRLLSLLAFSFSAALALAPSAQAKDKLTVYTYDSFVSEWGPGPKVKENFEKECDCEVDWIASADGVALLNRLKLEGSNTKADIVLGLDTNLTTEARATGFFAPSSIDQSNVSVPGGFRDDIFVPYDYGYFAVVYDSEKLPNPPKSLKELVEGDPSQKIVLQDPRTSTPGLGMLLWMKSVYGDEAEAAWQKLQKRILTVTPGWSEAYGLFTKGEAPMVLSYTTSPAYHMIAEKTERYKALAYPEGNYLQIELAAQTTTGAKNPLAQKFLAFMTGPGFQDVIPETNWMYPAGKTSATLPAAFDAMPKPEKTLLFPSDEVAKNRKSWVDEWLAATSK